One region of Rana temporaria chromosome 11, aRanTem1.1, whole genome shotgun sequence genomic DNA includes:
- the C11H11orf68 gene encoding UPF0696 protein C11orf68 homolog isoform X2 has translation MADCDEGERWSKGSEDHAAEAMAADMDPWIIFDARKTPRAEFEEWLETYRPSRVSRFGNPEEGSGQVGWLAVYGPGYCPQIEGGKELQDAWDQLQSTGRKINYELVRELALNYGVISGKWLMHLDTGFKVDHAWRGIATAVMEGRLSVAKVSPHQPDSKHVICVYTCDFTDEESIMQTDAVIRSSGVKCLLTYKPDVYTCLGIYRKNQWQICPTIFESRYDLECIPRRSRVTNKITNIEVT, from the coding sequence ATGGCAGATTGCGATGAGGGAGAAAGGTGGTCAAAAGGATCAGAAGACCATGCTGCAGAAGCAATGGCTGCTGATATGGACCCCTGGATAATTTTTGATGCAAGAAAGACTCCACGGGCTGAGTTTGAAGAGTGGCTAGAAACGTATCGTCCTTCCAGGGTCTCTCGTTTTGGTAATCCTGAGGAAGGATCTGGACAAGTGGGTTGGTTGGCTGTGTATGGCCCTGGTTATTGTCCACAGATTGAAGGTGGAAAAGAACTTCAGGATGCCTGGGACCAGCTTCAGAGTACAGGACGAAAAATCAACTATGAACTTGTGCGAGAATTGGCGCTTAATTATGGTGTAATATCTGGAAAATGGCTGATGCATTTAGACACAGGCTTTAAAGTTGATCATGCATGGCGTGGAATAGCCACTGCAGTGATGGAAGGTCGCCTTAGTGTAGCAAAAGTAAGTCCTCATCAGCCagatagcaaacatgttatatgtgtgtatacatgtGACTTTACAGATgaggaaagcatcatgcaaacaGATGCTGTCATTCGCAGCTCAGGTGTGAAATGCCTACTAACTTACAAGCCAGATGTATACACTTGCCTAGGCATTTATAGAAAGAACCAGTGGCAGATATGTCCCACCATTTTTGAAAGTCGATATGATCTGGAGTGCATTCCGCGGAGATCCAGAGTTACTAACAAAATAACGAACATAGAAGTGACATAA
- the C11H11orf68 gene encoding UPF0696 protein C11orf68 homolog isoform X1, which translates to MTTEPLLHCTKMADCDEGERWSKGSEDHAAEAMAADMDPWIIFDARKTPRAEFEEWLETYRPSRVSRFGNPEEGSGQVGWLAVYGPGYCPQIEGGKELQDAWDQLQSTGRKINYELVRELALNYGVISGKWLMHLDTGFKVDHAWRGIATAVMEGRLSVAKVSPHQPDSKHVICVYTCDFTDEESIMQTDAVIRSSGVKCLLTYKPDVYTCLGIYRKNQWQICPTIFESRYDLECIPRRSRVTNKITNIEVT; encoded by the coding sequence CTGTACAAAAATGGCAGATTGCGATGAGGGAGAAAGGTGGTCAAAAGGATCAGAAGACCATGCTGCAGAAGCAATGGCTGCTGATATGGACCCCTGGATAATTTTTGATGCAAGAAAGACTCCACGGGCTGAGTTTGAAGAGTGGCTAGAAACGTATCGTCCTTCCAGGGTCTCTCGTTTTGGTAATCCTGAGGAAGGATCTGGACAAGTGGGTTGGTTGGCTGTGTATGGCCCTGGTTATTGTCCACAGATTGAAGGTGGAAAAGAACTTCAGGATGCCTGGGACCAGCTTCAGAGTACAGGACGAAAAATCAACTATGAACTTGTGCGAGAATTGGCGCTTAATTATGGTGTAATATCTGGAAAATGGCTGATGCATTTAGACACAGGCTTTAAAGTTGATCATGCATGGCGTGGAATAGCCACTGCAGTGATGGAAGGTCGCCTTAGTGTAGCAAAAGTAAGTCCTCATCAGCCagatagcaaacatgttatatgtgtgtatacatgtGACTTTACAGATgaggaaagcatcatgcaaacaGATGCTGTCATTCGCAGCTCAGGTGTGAAATGCCTACTAACTTACAAGCCAGATGTATACACTTGCCTAGGCATTTATAGAAAGAACCAGTGGCAGATATGTCCCACCATTTTTGAAAGTCGATATGATCTGGAGTGCATTCCGCGGAGATCCAGAGTTACTAACAAAATAACGAACATAGAAGTGACATAA